GCGGCGAAACGCGCAGGTCCAGGCGTGCGGCGGCGCGTCACGGCCCGGGAGCGGGACGGGACGGTGGCGCGTGTGCCGTATGCTGCGGCCGGGCGCGGGACCCTGGGGAGGGCAGCTGTATGCGACGCGTGGTGGGCGTAGCGGTTCTGGGTGGTCTGTTGGCGGCTTTACTCGCCGGCTGCGGCAATCCGGCCGGAGTCGACGGCAAGCTTGTGGACGACTGGAAGGCGCAGCCCGAGGCGACACCGTTCGTGCCCGAGGTGGGCGTGTGCCACCTTTCGCTGCCGGACGAGCTGTACATATCGCGTGCCAACTACAACCCGATCGACTGTGCGACCGAGCACCACTTCGAAACGGTGTTCGTCGGTCAGGTCAGCGGCACCGCGGCCGACGCGACTGAGCCGCCGAAGGCGTCGACCGAGGCCGCACGCGCCGCCTTCAAAGAGTGCAACACGAAGGTCAACGAGTACCTGGGCGGCGACTGGCGCGGCGGCCGCCTCGACCTGTACATCTACTACCCCGCCACGCAGGCGTGGGAGGGCGGCAGCCGCTGGTTCCGCTGCGACGTCGCCGAGATCGAGTCGCTCGACGTCAACGAGGTCAAGCGCCGCTCGGGCAACCTCAAGGACGTGCTGAAGGCGGCCGCACCGATCGCGTACGGCTGCTTCCGCGCGATCATCAGCGGCGGCACCTCGATCAGCGCGATGAACGCGGTCACCTGCGGCACCGCGCACGGCGCCGAGTTCGCCGGCGTGTGGACCGCGCCGGACACGTCGTACGCGGACTTCGAGAAGAACACGCAGCGCGCCCACGACGGCTGCCGCGGCGTGGTCGCGAAGTGGGCCAAGGTGCCCAACGACGGCAACATCAAGTTCCGCACCGGGACGATCATCTACTTCCCGGACGAGGACGAGTGGGCCAACGGCGACCGCGGCGTGCAGTGCTTCATGTGGATCAGCGACCAGGACCTGCGCCGCTCGATGAAGGGCGCCGGACCGGGCGCGCTGCGCATCCGCTGACCGCGGCGTCCCGGCAGGCGACGGGACAGGATCCAAACCGAGAAGCAGATCCGGGCTACCGCGACGTCCGCGGTGGTCCGGACCGCTGCTCCCGCGGCCTCACCCTGCGCGATCCACGGCCTCACCCCAAAGACCGGCCGAAGGCGACCCTCCGGGCCACCGCGGGCGTCGCGGTAGCAGGGCCTAGCCGCGGCGGAGCAGCGCGAGAAACATCGCGTCCGTGCCGTGGCGGTGGGGCCACAGCTGGACCGTCGGGCCGGCGCCGAGGCCGGGCATCCCCGCCGGCAGGAACGGGCGGGCGTCGACGAGGTCGACCGGCAGGCCGCTGCGGCGCGCCGCCTCGGTGACCGTCACGTGGGTCTCGACGAGGTGCGGCGAGCAGGTCACGTAGGCGACGAGGCCGCCCGGCCGCACCGCCGTGAACGCCGCCACGAGCAGCTCGCGCTGCAGCCGGGTCAGCGGTGGCAGGTCGGACGGCTGGCGGCGCCACCGCGACTCGGGGCGGCGGCGCAGCGAGCCGAGGCCGGTACAGGGCGCGTCGACGAGCACCCTGTCGAAGGCGGGACCGGGCAGCTCCTCCCGGCCGTCCTGGTGCAGCACGGTCACCGGGAGGCCGCGGGTGGCCAGCGAGACGAGGCGGGCGCGGTGCTCGGCCACCTCGACCGCGGTCACCTCGGCGCCGCGCTCGACGGCCAGCGCGCCGAGCAGCCCGGCCTTGCCGCCCGGGCCGGCGCACAGGTCGAGCCACCGGGCGTCCGGCCCCTCCAGCGGCGCGTTGGTGAGCGCGGCGGCGACGAGCTGCGAGCCTTCGTCCTGCACGTGCGCGCGCCCCTCGACCACCGCTTGCAGGTCGCCGGGTGCGCCGCCGGGCAGGTACACCGCGTAGGGCGAGAACGCGCCGGGCGCGCCACCCACCTCGTCGGCGAGCTCGACCGCGTCGGCGCGGCCGGGGCGGGCGCACAGGTGCACCGGCGGCCGCTGGTTGTCTTCGATCAGCAGGCGGGTGGTCTCGTCCAGGTCGCCGCCGAGCGCCTCGCTGAACGCCCGCACGATCCACTGTGGATGGCTGTCGGCGACCGCGAGGTGCGCGACCGGGTCCTGCTCGTACGGGGGCGCGACCTTGCCGATCCACGTGTCCAGGTCGTGGGTGGCGATCTCGCGCAGCACCGCGTTGGCGAAGCCTGTCGCGCCGGCCGCCACCGACCGCACCAGGTCGACGGTCGCGGAGACGGCGGCGTGCGCGGGCACGCGGGTGTGCAGCAACTGGTACGCCCCGAGGCGCAGCGCGTCGCGGGCCGGCGGGTCGATCCGGGCCACGTCGCGCCCGGCCGCCGAGCCGATGATCGCATCCAGCGTGCCCTCGTGGCGCAGCGTGCCGTACGTCAGCTCGGTGGCGAACGCCGCGTCCCGCCCGTACAGCCGCAGGTCGCGCAGGATGTGCGGCAGCACGATGTTGGCGTACGCGCCGTCGCGGTTCACGGCCGCCACCGCCTCGTACGCCGCGCGGCGGGGCAGGTCGGCGCGCTGGGTGCGGACCCCGCCCCTCACGCGAACCGCTCCGCGGTGTCCAGGCGCAACCCGCGCGCCCAGTCGAGCGCCGGCATCGACTTCTTCCCGGCGGCCTTCACCTCGCCGAGGGCCACCGGATCGGTCGCGGTGCCCACCAGCACGCGCTCCTTTTCCACGAGCAGGTCGCCGGGCTGGAGCTCCGGCCCGTACCGGATGGGGCGGACCGGGCCGAGCTTGAGGCGGTCGCCGCGGAACGTGGTCCAGGCCCCCGGCGCCGGCGTGCACGCGCGGACCCGGCGGTCGACCGCGAAGGCCGGCTCCGACCACCGCACCTCGGCGTCGTCGACGGTGATCTTCGGGGCGAGCGAGACGCCGTCGGCGGGCTGCGGCACGGCGCGGGCGGCGCCCGACTCGATCGCGTCGAGCACCGCGACGAGCAGGCCGGCGCCCGAGACGGCCAGCCGTTCGAGCAGGTCACCGGAGGTGTCGATGGGCTTGATCTCCTCAGTCAGCGTGCCGTACACCGGCCCGGTGTCCATGCCCTCCTCCAACTGGAAGACGCTCGCCCCGGTGACGGTGTCGCCGTGCAGCACGGCGTGCTGGACCGGCGCGGCGCCGCGCCAGGCGGGCAGCAGCGAGAAGTGCAGGTTGATCCAGCCGCGCTTCGGGATCTCCAGGGCCTCCTTGGGCACCAGCGCGCCGTACGCCACGACGGGTACGCAGTCCGGGGCCAGCTCGCGGAGGCGGGCCTGAAACTCGGGCTCGCGCGGCCGGGCCGGTGTGAGCACCTCGATGCCCCGCTCGTCGGCCCAGGCACCGGCGGGCGAGCGCACCAGGCGGCGGCCCCGCCCGGCGGGAGCGTCGGGCCGCGTCACCACGGCGACGAGGTCATGGCCGGACGCGGCGATGGCGTCCAGCGCGGGCAGCGTGACGGCCGGGGTACCGGCGAAGACAAGGCGCACGCGTCACCGACCCAGACCGAAGGGGCTGCTGGACGACGCGTGCGGGCTCAGCTTGACCGTGGGCGGCGCGGCGTCGTTGTACCACTCGGCGGCCCGGATCGCCTTCATCGCCTCCTTGCGCGCCTCCGGGTCGAGGCGGTCGATGAAGAGCACGCCGTCGAGGTGGTCGGTCTCGTGCTGTGCGCAGCGGGCCATCAGCTCGCTGCCGACGATGCGCACCGGGTCGCCGTACATGTTGAAGCCCTTGGCCACCACGTTCATCCGGCGCTTGGTGTCGAAGTAGAGGCCGGGGATGGACAGGCACCCCTCCTGGCCGTCCTGTTCCTCCTCGTCGGGAAAGCTGAGCTCCGGGTTGATCAGGTGCCCGAGCACGTCGTCGACGTCGAAGGTGAACACGCGCAGCCCCACGCCGAGCTGGGGCGCGGCAAGCCCCACCCGCTGGCCTCCTGCATGGTCTCGGTGAGATCGGCGACGAGCCGCCGCAGCTCCGCGTCGAAGTCGACGACCGGCTCGGCGGGCGTCCTGAGCACGGGGTCGCCGAACACTCGGATGGGCTGGACGGTCACGGGAAGACTCCCTCGTACGGAAAAGGGGTGGCGTACCAGTCTACGGAGTCCGGTGTGCGGTGCTGCGCAACCGGGCGTTCATCCGGTGCACCTACCGTCCGCGCTCATGCGATCAATCGCCATCCGGGTGGGTACCGCCGCCGGTGTCGCCGCGCTCACGCTCGGCCTCGCCGCCTCCCCCACCCCGGCACACGACCACGACGACGTACGCACGCCCACGCTCACCGGGTTCGCGTCGCTGCCGGCGCAGACGTACGTGCCGGCCAGCGACCCGTCCGGCGCCGCGCTCGGCACCGCGCCGATCAACGGCGTGGTACCGCCCTTCGCCGACCAGCCGGTCCAGGGCTTCTCCGGCATCGTCCGGGGCGGCGGGGGCGCGTACGAGGTGCTGTCCGACAACGGCTTCGGCGCGAAGGCGAACAGCGCCGACTACGCGCTGCGGGTACAGCGGCTCGCCCCGGTCTTCCGCACCGGCGCGATCGACGTGCTCGGCGGCTTCCACCTGACCGACCCGGACGGCAAGGTGCCCTTCCCGCTCACCCGCCCCGACCGCGTCCTGACCGGCGCCGACTTCGACGTGGAGTCGATCACGCGGGCGGTGGACGGCACGTACTGGATCGGCGACGAGTTCGGCCCGTTCCTGCT
The window above is part of the Phytohabitans houttuyneae genome. Proteins encoded here:
- a CDS encoding septum formation family protein, whose translation is MAALLAGCGNPAGVDGKLVDDWKAQPEATPFVPEVGVCHLSLPDELYISRANYNPIDCATEHHFETVFVGQVSGTAADATEPPKASTEAARAAFKECNTKVNEYLGGDWRGGRLDLYIYYPATQAWEGGSRWFRCDVAEIESLDVNEVKRRSGNLKDVLKAAAPIAYGCFRAIISGGTSISAMNAVTCGTAHGAEFAGVWTAPDTSYADFEKNTQRAHDGCRGVVAKWAKVPNDGNIKFRTGTIIYFPDEDEWANGDRGVQCFMWISDQDLRRSMKGAGPGALRIR
- a CDS encoding RsmB/NOP family class I SAM-dependent RNA methyltransferase, producing the protein MRGGVRTQRADLPRRAAYEAVAAVNRDGAYANIVLPHILRDLRLYGRDAAFATELTYGTLRHEGTLDAIIGSAAGRDVARIDPPARDALRLGAYQLLHTRVPAHAAVSATVDLVRSVAAGATGFANAVLREIATHDLDTWIGKVAPPYEQDPVAHLAVADSHPQWIVRAFSEALGGDLDETTRLLIEDNQRPPVHLCARPGRADAVELADEVGGAPGAFSPYAVYLPGGAPGDLQAVVEGRAHVQDEGSQLVAAALTNAPLEGPDARWLDLCAGPGGKAGLLGALAVERGAEVTAVEVAEHRARLVSLATRGLPVTVLHQDGREELPGPAFDRVLVDAPCTGLGSLRRRPESRWRRQPSDLPPLTRLQRELLVAAFTAVRPGGLVAYVTCSPHLVETHVTVTEAARRSGLPVDLVDARPFLPAGMPGLGAGPTVQLWPHRHGTDAMFLALLRRG
- the fmt gene encoding methionyl-tRNA formyltransferase; protein product: MRLVFAGTPAVTLPALDAIAASGHDLVAVVTRPDAPAGRGRRLVRSPAGAWADERGIEVLTPARPREPEFQARLRELAPDCVPVVAYGALVPKEALEIPKRGWINLHFSLLPAWRGAAPVQHAVLHGDTVTGASVFQLEEGMDTGPVYGTLTEEIKPIDTSGDLLERLAVSGAGLLVAVLDAIESGAARAVPQPADGVSLAPKITVDDAEVRWSEPAFAVDRRVRACTPAPGAWTTFRGDRLKLGPVRPIRYGPELQPGDLLVEKERVLVGTATDPVALGEVKAAGKKSMPALDWARGLRLDTAERFA